In the genome of Bacillota bacterium, the window ATCGAGGCGGCCCGCGAGTTCTTCCCCCAGGTCGCGTCGGCCCTGGACGATCCCCGCGTACGCATAGTCATCGAAGACGCCTCCCGTTACCTGTGGCGGGACGATCTTGAGGGACGATATGACGTGATCCTGGTGGATTCCCCCGATCCGGTCGGCCCGGCCGTCGCGCTCTTCCAGGAAGAGTTCTACCGGGGGGTGGCCCGGGCGCTCGCCCGGGACGGCATGTTTTCCGCCCAGAGCGAGTGCCCGTTCCTGATGCCCGAATTCATACGGTCCGTGCAGGAGGCCGCCGCCCGCGTCTTTCCCATTGTCAAGCTGTACATTTACGCCAACGTGACCTACCCCGGTGGCATGTGGGCATTCACCACCGGGTCCAGGCGCTACGATCCCGCCTGCCCGCGCCAGGGTCGCCGGCCGGCCGGACCCACCCGCTACTGGACGCCGGAGGTGCACCGCGCCGCCTTCGTGCTGCCGCCCTTCGTGCGGGAGCTGGCACC includes:
- the speE gene encoding polyamine aminopropyltransferase, translating into MELWFTEKPTPNWGMTYRVQQVLRRRQTSFQDLAVVETVEFGRALILDGIVQLAEKDEFVYHEMIVHVPMCAHPDPRRVLVVGGGDGGAVREILRHPGVEEVRLVDIDREVIEAAREFFPQVASALDDPRVRIVIEDASRYLWRDDLEGRYDVILVDSPDPVGPAVALFQEEFYRGVARALARDGMFSAQSECPFLMPEFIRSVQEAAARVFPIVKLYIYANVTYPGGMWAFTTGSRRYDPACPRQGRRPAGPTRYWTPEVHRAAFVLPPFVRELAPRQHAPALDDARPVPHAGDR